The Vicia villosa cultivar HV-30 ecotype Madison, WI linkage group LG1, Vvil1.0, whole genome shotgun sequence genome includes a region encoding these proteins:
- the LOC131623201 gene encoding uncharacterized protein LOC131623201 has product MGRGKFKSKPTGRRQFSTQEDLLAGTTSRPRTFRQKEAEHEEEPEEVSGDESGEQSDEETRKKKGTQGIIEIENPNLVKPKNLKARDVDVEKTTELSRREREEIEKQKAHERYMRLQEQGKTDQSKKDLERLALIRQQRAEAAKKRNEEKAAKELKKAEVKKAEVHK; this is encoded by the exons ATGGGAAGAGGAAAATTCAAGAGCAAACCCACCGGTCGCCGCCAGTTTTCCACCCAGGAAGACCTCC TTGCTGGAACCACTAGCCGTCCTCGAACATTTAGACAG AAAGAAGCCGAGCACGAAGAGGAACCTGAGGAAGTATCCGGGGATGAATCTGGAGAACAATCTGATGAAGAAACTAGA AAGAAAAAAGGGACTCAAGGGATTATTGAGATTGAAAATCCTAACTTGGTAAAGCCAAAGAACTTGAAAGCCAGAGATGTTGAT GTTGAAAAGACTACCGAACTTTCAAGGCGCGAAAG AGAGGAGATAGAGAAACAGAAAGCTCATGAACGCTATATGAGGCTGCAAGAGCAAGGAAAAACAGATCAATCAAAGAAAGATTTAG AACGATTAGCTCTTATTCGTCAGCAAAGAGCAGAAGCTGCTAAAaagagaaatgaagagaaagCTG CCAAAGAGCTGAAGAAGGCTGAAGTGAAGAAGGCTGAAGTACACAAGTGA